The Pleurodeles waltl isolate 20211129_DDA chromosome 7, aPleWal1.hap1.20221129, whole genome shotgun sequence genome includes a region encoding these proteins:
- the SPRY4 gene encoding protein sprouty homolog 4 yields the protein MEPRMPHNITVVPNSAMVQPLLDSRIPYGRLQHPLTILPIDQVKTTHIENDYIDNPVLVQLASQKHTRSHHEPMLINQHLQRCDRDVTHPWISFSGRPSSISSSSSTSSDQRLLDHMAPPPVVEQSSPRAVRIQPKAINCKPQDQKGTGSPELDKHFLLCEACGKCKCKECTTPRTLPSCWVCNQECLCSAQSLVNYSTCMCLVKGVFYHCTNEDDEGSCADHPCACGQSNCCARWSFMGALSLVLPCLLCYLPATGCIKLSQKCYDHASRPGCRCKNTNSVICKAPDGKGNKPDKPF from the coding sequence ATGGAGCCACGGATGCCACACAACATCACGGTAGTACCCAATTCAGCTATGGTGCAACCTTTGTTGGACAGTCGTATTCCCTACGGCCGGTTACAGCATCCACTCACCATCCTTCCCATTGACCAGGTGAAAACAACCCACATCGAAAACGATTACATTGACAATCCAGTGCTGGTCCAACTCGCCAGCCAAAAACACACACGAAGCCACCATGAACCCATGCTGATCAATCAGCACCTGCAGAGGTGTGACCGTGATGTCACCCACCCATGGATCTCGTTCAGCGGGAGACCTAGCTccattagcagcagcagcagcacctcttCAGACCAGAGGCTTCTGGACCACATGGCACCACCTCCAGTGGTTGAACAGTCCTCTCCAAGAGCAGTTCGGATACAGCCCAAAGCGATCAATTGCAAGCCACAGGACCAGAAGGGCACTGGGTCCCCAGAGTTGGACAAACACTTTCTTCTCTGTGAGGCCTGTGGCAAGTGCAAGTGCAAGGAGTGCACGACTCCCCGGACTTTGCCCTCCTGCTGGGTGTGCAACCAGGAGTGCCTGTGCTCTGCGCAGTCCCTGGTCAACTACTCTACCTGCATGTGCCTGGTTAAGGGTGTGTTCTACCACTGCACCAACGAGGATGATGAGGGGTCCTGTGCTGATCATCCCTGTGCTTGCGGCCAGTCGAACTGCTGTGCCCGCTGGTCCTTCATGGGTGCCCTTTCCTtagtgctgccctgcttgctgtGTTACTTGCCAGCCACTGGCTGCATTAAGCTGTCTCAGAAATGCTATGACCACGCCAGCCGGCCAGGCTGCAGGTGCAAAAACACAAACAGCGTAATTTGCAAGGCACCGGATGGCAAAGGAAACAAACCGGACAAACCTTTCTGA